Proteins encoded in a region of the Marmota flaviventris isolate mMarFla1 chromosome 3, mMarFla1.hap1, whole genome shotgun sequence genome:
- the Slc25a3 gene encoding solute carrier family 25 member 3 isoform X2: MQNAEYSCEYGSMKFYALCGFGGVLSCGLTHTAVVPLDLVKCRMQVDPQKYKGIFNGFSVTLKEDGVRGLAKGWAPTFIGYSMQGLCKFGFYEVFKVLYSNMLGEENAYLWRTSLYLAASASAEFFADIALAPMEATKVRIQTQPGYANTLRDAAPKMYKEEGLKAFYKGVAPLWMRQIPYTMMKFACFERTVEALYKFVVPKPRSECTKAEQLVVTFVAGYIAGVFCAIVSHPADSVVSVLNKEKGSSASQVLQRLGFKGVWKGLFARIIMIGTLTALQWFIYDSVKVYFRLPRPPPPEMPESLKKKLGLTQ, translated from the exons ATGCAGAATGCAG AGTACAGTTGTGAATATGGCTCCATGAAGTTTTATGCACTGTGTGGCTTTGGTGGGGTCTTAAGTTGTGGGCTGACACACACTGCTGTCGTTCCCCTGGATTTAGTGAAATGTCGTATGCAG GTGGACCCCCAGAAGTACAAAGGCATATTTAATGGATTCTCAGTTACACTTAAGGAAGATGGTGTTCGTGGTTTGGCTAAAGGATGGGCTCCAACTTTCATTGGCTACTCTATGCAAGGGCTTTGCAAGTTTGGCTTTTATGAAGTCTTCAAAGTCTTGTATAGCAACATGCTTGGTGAG gagaATGCCTATCTCTGGCGCACATCACTGTATTTGGCTGCTTCTGCCAGTGCTGAATTCTTTGCTGACATTGCCCTGGCTCCTATGGAAGCTACTAAAGTTCGGATTCAAACCCAACCAGGTTATGCCAACACTTTGAGGGATGCAGCTCCCAAAATGTATAAGGAAGAAGGCTTAAAAGC ATTCTACAAAGGAGTTGCTCCTCTCTGGATGAGACAGATACCATACACCATGATGAAGTTTGCCTGCTTTGAACGTACTGTTGAAGCATTGTACAAGTTTGTGGTTCCTAAGCCCCGAAGTGAATGTACAAAGGCAGAACAGCTGGTTGTAACGTTTGTGGCAGGTTACATAG CTGGAGTCTTTTGTGCAATTGTTTCTCACCCTGCTGATTCTGTAGTGTCTGTGCTGAATAAAGAGAAAGGTAGCAGTGCTTCTCAAGTCCTTCAGAGACTTGGATTTAAAG GTGTGTGGAAGGGACTCTTTGCCCGTATCATCATGATTGGTACTCTTACTGCACTACAGTGGTTCATCTATGACTCTGTGAAGGTCTACTTCAGGCTCCCTCGCCCTCCTCCACCTGAGATGCCAGAGTCTCTGAAGAAGAAGCTTGGGTTAACTCAGTAA
- the Slc25a3 gene encoding solute carrier family 25 member 3 isoform X1, with product MYSSVVHLARANPFNAPHLQLVHDGLSGPSSSPTGPPGPPRRSRNLAAAAVEEYSCEYGSMKFYALCGFGGVLSCGLTHTAVVPLDLVKCRMQVDPQKYKGIFNGFSVTLKEDGVRGLAKGWAPTFIGYSMQGLCKFGFYEVFKVLYSNMLGEENAYLWRTSLYLAASASAEFFADIALAPMEATKVRIQTQPGYANTLRDAAPKMYKEEGLKAFYKGVAPLWMRQIPYTMMKFACFERTVEALYKFVVPKPRSECTKAEQLVVTFVAGYIAGVFCAIVSHPADSVVSVLNKEKGSSASQVLQRLGFKGVWKGLFARIIMIGTLTALQWFIYDSVKVYFRLPRPPPPEMPESLKKKLGLTQ from the exons ATGTACTCGTCCGTGGTGCACCTGGCGCGGGCGAACCCCTTCAACGCGCCACACCTGCAGCTGGTGCACGATGGCCTCTCGGGGCCCAGCAGCAGCCCCACCGGGCCCCCAGGTCCTCCCCGACGTTCCCGCAACCTGGCAGCCGCCGCTGTGGAAG AGTACAGTTGTGAATATGGCTCCATGAAGTTTTATGCACTGTGTGGCTTTGGTGGGGTCTTAAGTTGTGGGCTGACACACACTGCTGTCGTTCCCCTGGATTTAGTGAAATGTCGTATGCAG GTGGACCCCCAGAAGTACAAAGGCATATTTAATGGATTCTCAGTTACACTTAAGGAAGATGGTGTTCGTGGTTTGGCTAAAGGATGGGCTCCAACTTTCATTGGCTACTCTATGCAAGGGCTTTGCAAGTTTGGCTTTTATGAAGTCTTCAAAGTCTTGTATAGCAACATGCTTGGTGAG gagaATGCCTATCTCTGGCGCACATCACTGTATTTGGCTGCTTCTGCCAGTGCTGAATTCTTTGCTGACATTGCCCTGGCTCCTATGGAAGCTACTAAAGTTCGGATTCAAACCCAACCAGGTTATGCCAACACTTTGAGGGATGCAGCTCCCAAAATGTATAAGGAAGAAGGCTTAAAAGC ATTCTACAAAGGAGTTGCTCCTCTCTGGATGAGACAGATACCATACACCATGATGAAGTTTGCCTGCTTTGAACGTACTGTTGAAGCATTGTACAAGTTTGTGGTTCCTAAGCCCCGAAGTGAATGTACAAAGGCAGAACAGCTGGTTGTAACGTTTGTGGCAGGTTACATAG CTGGAGTCTTTTGTGCAATTGTTTCTCACCCTGCTGATTCTGTAGTGTCTGTGCTGAATAAAGAGAAAGGTAGCAGTGCTTCTCAAGTCCTTCAGAGACTTGGATTTAAAG GTGTGTGGAAGGGACTCTTTGCCCGTATCATCATGATTGGTACTCTTACTGCACTACAGTGGTTCATCTATGACTCTGTGAAGGTCTACTTCAGGCTCCCTCGCCCTCCTCCACCTGAGATGCCAGAGTCTCTGAAGAAGAAGCTTGGGTTAACTCAGTAA
- the Slc25a3 gene encoding solute carrier family 25 member 3 isoform X3 — protein MYSSVVHLARANPFNAPHLQLVHDGLSGPSSSPTGPPGPPRRSRNLAAAAVEEQYSCDYGSGRFFILCGLGGIISCGTTHTALVPLDLVKCRMQVDPQKYKGIFNGFSVTLKEDGVRGLAKGWAPTFIGYSMQGLCKFGFYEVFKVLYSNMLGEENAYLWRTSLYLAASASAEFFADIALAPMEATKVRIQTQPGYANTLRDAAPKMYKEEGLKAFYKGVAPLWMRQIPYTMMKFACFERTVEALYKFVVPKPRSECTKAEQLVVTFVAGYIAGVFCAIVSHPADSVVSVLNKEKGSSASQVLQRLGFKGVWKGLFARIIMIGTLTALQWFIYDSVKVYFRLPRPPPPEMPESLKKKLGLTQ, from the exons ATGTACTCGTCCGTGGTGCACCTGGCGCGGGCGAACCCCTTCAACGCGCCACACCTGCAGCTGGTGCACGATGGCCTCTCGGGGCCCAGCAGCAGCCCCACCGGGCCCCCAGGTCCTCCCCGACGTTCCCGCAACCTGGCAGCCGCCGCTGTGGAAG AACAGTATAGCTGTGACTATGGATCTGGCAGATTCTTTATCCTTTGTGGACTTGGAGGAATTATTAGTTGTGGCACAACACATACAGCATTGGTTCCTCTAGATCTGGTTAAATGCAGAATGCAG GTGGACCCCCAGAAGTACAAAGGCATATTTAATGGATTCTCAGTTACACTTAAGGAAGATGGTGTTCGTGGTTTGGCTAAAGGATGGGCTCCAACTTTCATTGGCTACTCTATGCAAGGGCTTTGCAAGTTTGGCTTTTATGAAGTCTTCAAAGTCTTGTATAGCAACATGCTTGGTGAG gagaATGCCTATCTCTGGCGCACATCACTGTATTTGGCTGCTTCTGCCAGTGCTGAATTCTTTGCTGACATTGCCCTGGCTCCTATGGAAGCTACTAAAGTTCGGATTCAAACCCAACCAGGTTATGCCAACACTTTGAGGGATGCAGCTCCCAAAATGTATAAGGAAGAAGGCTTAAAAGC ATTCTACAAAGGAGTTGCTCCTCTCTGGATGAGACAGATACCATACACCATGATGAAGTTTGCCTGCTTTGAACGTACTGTTGAAGCATTGTACAAGTTTGTGGTTCCTAAGCCCCGAAGTGAATGTACAAAGGCAGAACAGCTGGTTGTAACGTTTGTGGCAGGTTACATAG CTGGAGTCTTTTGTGCAATTGTTTCTCACCCTGCTGATTCTGTAGTGTCTGTGCTGAATAAAGAGAAAGGTAGCAGTGCTTCTCAAGTCCTTCAGAGACTTGGATTTAAAG GTGTGTGGAAGGGACTCTTTGCCCGTATCATCATGATTGGTACTCTTACTGCACTACAGTGGTTCATCTATGACTCTGTGAAGGTCTACTTCAGGCTCCCTCGCCCTCCTCCACCTGAGATGCCAGAGTCTCTGAAGAAGAAGCTTGGGTTAACTCAGTAA